AACTGATGGGCCGTGCGGGCGATGCCCGTGCAATCGAGGTGCTTGCCCACCTGCTGGGTACCTACGGCATGATCGGTGGCGAGATGACCGATATCGAGTGCGAGGGCAAGACGGTTGACCTCGAGACGGTCGACTACATCCACTACCACAAGACGGCGGCCCTCATCGAGGCGGCTCTCCAGGTGGGCGCGATGCTCGCCGGTGCCGACGACAAGTCCATTGCCGCCATCCGCAACTACGGGCGTTCCATCGGGCTTGCGTTCCAGATTGTGGATGACATCCTGGATATTGTCTCCACGACGGAGGAACTGGGCAAGGACGCCGGTTCCGATATCGAGAAGGGCAAGGCGACTTACCCCTCCATCGTCGGGCTCGAGAAATCCCGCGAACGCGCCCACGAACTCTACGAGGAATCGCTCAAGGCGCTTGAAGGCCTCGAGGGCGATACCTCCATACTCCGCTCTATTGCGGCATTCATCATTACCCGGGTCAAGTAATGGAACTTAAGGACGTAAAGTCTCCCCAGGACATTAAGCACTGTTCCGTCGAGGAACTGAACTGCCTTGCGAAGCAGGTGCGCGATACGATTATCGGGCAGGTTTCCAAGCACGGCGGTCACCTGGCTTCGAGCCTGGGGGTGGTGGAACTCACGCTTGCGCTGCACTACGTGTTCAACGCTCCCGAAGACAAGATTGTCTGGGACGTGGGTCACCAGGCGTACGTGCACAAGCTATTGACGGGCCGTTACGACCGGTTCGAGACGCTCCGCCAGCAGGGCGGCATCTCGGGCTTTTTGAAGCGTAACGAGAGCGAGTACGACTGCTTTGGCGCGGGTCATGCGACTACGTCCATCTCTGCGGCTCTCGGCTTTGCAGTAGCGCGTAACCACTTTAACCGCAAGAACAACGTGGTGGCTGTCATCGGTGACGGTTCCATGACGGGTGGCATGGCCTACGAGGCCCTGAACAACGCGGGCATCTCGAAGCAGAACATGACTATCATCCTGAACGACAACAGGATGAGCATCGCCCCGAACGTGGGCGGGTTCAGCAAGTACCTGAACCGCGTAATTTCGGACCCGGTCTACAACAAGATGCGTTCGGACCTGGACCGCCTGATGAAGCGCCTGCCGGGCGTGCTCGGTAGCCGGTTCCGTGACCTGTTCTTGCAGGTGGAGTCCGCCGCGAAGAACGCGGTGAAGCCGGGCGCCTTCTTCGAGGACCTGGGCATCCGCTACTTCGGCCCCATCGACGGTCACGACATCAACGAGCTTATCATGATTCTCGAGCGAGTGAAGTCGCAGCCCGGCCCGTGCATTGTGCACGTGCTTACCGAGAAGGGCCGCGGTCTCGATGCCGCCGAGAAGAACCCGACCAAGTTCCACGGTACGGGGCCGTTCGACCCCGAGAGCGGGCTTCCGCTTTCTCCGGGCAGCCCGAACCCCTCGCTCACGAGCGTGTTCGGCAAGACGCTCCTGGAACTTGCGAAGAAGGACAACCGCATCATGGGCATTACTGCCGCGATGCCTACGGGCTGCGGCATGGACATTGTCGCGAAGGAACTGCCCGACCGCGTGATAGACGTGGGCATTGCGGAAGAGCATGCGGTGACGTTTGCCGCGGGCCTTGCCTGCGATGGCGTCGTGCCCGTGGTCGCAATCTACTCGAGCTTCATGCAGCGCGCCTACGACCAGATTATGCACGATATCGCGCTCCAGAACCTGCATGTGGTGCTGGTGCTCGACCGCGCTGGCCTTGTGGGTGCCGACGGCCCTACGCACCATGGTGCATACGACCTTTCGTTCCTGCGCACCGTGCCCGGGCTTACGCTCATGGCGCCCAGTAACGAGAACGAACTTAGGGATATGATAACTGCCTCCATCGACATGGAAGGCCCTGTCGCTATCCGCTATCCCCGCGGGACGGCTCTTGCCGAAACGCTCAATCCCCCTGCAGGCCCCTTCGACGCGAAACTCCCGAAGGTGCTCGAACAGGGCAAGGATATCCTGCTCCTCGGGGCAGGCTTCATGACAAACGAACTCAAGAAGACTGCGAAGGTCCTTAAAGAAAACGGCTACAATCCCACGCTTGTGGATGCACGAATCATAAAGCCGCTCGATACGGAAACCTACCGCAGCCTGTTCGAAACCCACAAGGTCATTGTCACTCTGGAAGACAATACCCTTATCGGCGGATATGGTTCCGCCGTGATGGAACTCATGGCCGATCTCGGAATTACGGACAAGAAGTTGTTCCGCTTCGGGCTGCCGGACCGTTTTGTGGAACAGGGCGAAATCCAGAACCTGTACAAACTCTTGAAAATTGACGGTGAATCCGTCGCCAAGCAATTGATGGAAAGACTATGAGCGAAGAAAACAAGCGCACAGTGAGATCGACTCTTACCCGCAAGTTCGGGGTGAGCGAGAAGAAGGACGAACGCCGCCCGCGCAAGGACGACGGTGAAGGCAAGAAGTTCGGTGACCGTCCTACCTTTGGTGGCCGTAGCGATGGTGAACGCGCCGGGTTCCGTTCGGACCGCCCGCGTGGCCTGCGTGAAGACGGCAGCAAGCGCGAGGAATTTGGCAGGCGTGGCGAAGGCGATGGACGTTTCGACCGTGAACGCCGCCCGCGCCGCTTTGGCGACCGCCCCTTCGGCCGTCGCGAAGGTGGACGTTTCGGGGACCGTTTTGGCAAGCGTGGCGACCGCCCGTTCCGCAGTTTTGACGGTGCGGAGAACGCTCCGGTTTACCGCCAGCGCCCCGAGCAGAAGGAGGCCGTTATTGACGAGAACATTGACGAGGCCGCACTCGAAGCCCGCGCCGCCCAGGCAGAAACAGCTCCGGAAAGCGCCGGCAACCCGCCTTGGTTCCGCAAGCTCCTCGCCATCACGACCGAGAAGGGCCGTGAACGCGAAGGCCGATTCCTGGGCGAAGGCGTGCACGTTGTAGACGAACTTGTCACCAAGCACAGGGAAATCGTCATTGCCATCTACGTGGCCGAGGACTTCGAGAACGAAGCCCTCATCGAGAAGATTAACGATGCCGACATTACCATCCACGTGCTGGAAGCCGACAAGATGAAGCAGATTTCCTCCACGGTCACGACGCAGGGAATCATTGCGCATTGCCGCATCGCGAACACGAAGCCCGTTTACGAGGCGAGCCGCAGCGTGATTACGCTCGTGGATGCAGTGCAGGATCCGGGTAACCTCGGTACGCTCTTCCGCACGAGCCTCGGGTTCGGTTCCGACGGCATGGTGCTTGGCCGCGGTACGGTGAGCCCGTTCAACCCGAAGGTGGTGCGCGGTTCCTCGGGAACGTTCCTGCGCGTGCCCTTCGAGTTCGATATCGACCTCATCGACCATATCAACTTCCTGCGCAGCAAGGGCTACACGATTATCGCGACCGACCTGCATGCAAAGCAGACGCTTCGCGACATTCCCGCACGCAAGCTTCGCAAGATGGCTTTCCTCGTGGGTAACGAGGGCGCGGGCACAAACCCGTACTTCATCGAGATTGCCGACGAGACGGTGAAGATCCCGATGAGCAGCGAGCTCGAATCCCTCAACGTTTCCGTGGCTCACGGCATCCTCAGTTACGAGGCAGCCCAGATCCAGGAGGAACTCAAGTAATGGCGAATTTCCATACACGTCTCGAGCAGCGTATTGCCCAGTGCGGCAACCCGGTGTGCCTCGGCATGGACCCGGTGCTCAAGCTTATCGACCCGTGCTGCCCGCAGGGGAGTGCCGAAGAGAAAATCAAGCGCTTCTATTCCGAAATTCTGGAAGAGGCGCTCCGGCGTGGCGTTACGCCCGCGGTGGTGAAGCCGAACAGCGCTTACTACGAATGCGTGAGCGTGCAGGCGATGCTTGTGCTGCAGCAGTTGATTGCCGACTACAGGAGTGCGGGCATTCCCGTGGTTCTCGACGCGAAGCGCGGCGATATCGGCAAGTCGAGTGCGGCATACGCGAACGCGGCCTACGATGTGTATGGTGCAGACGCGGTTACGGTTTCGCCCTGGATGGGGTCCGATTCCGTTGGCCCGTTCATCCGCGAGAATTCCGAGAACGGCGCGTACGTGCTGCTCCGTACGAGCAACAAGGGTGCGCACGATTTCCAGGACATGACCGTTGTCCGTAGCGATGACCCGCGCGACAATGCGCAGGCGTTCTACTCCGTTGCCGACAAGATTATGGAATGGGACGGCAGTCTCGGTTACCTGGGTGCGGTCGTGGGCGCGACTCACCCCGAGGAACTCGAGCAGATTACCGCCTACACGGTCGCGAAGAAGCACGAAATCCCGTTCCTGATTCCGGGCGTGTCTATCCCCGGTGTCCCCGGTGGGCAGGGCGGCGATGCGAAGACGGTACTTACCGCAATCGCGAACGGTGGCGGCAAGCGCAAGTTCCACGTGCTCAACAGCAGTAGCGGTCTCAACTTTGCATGGCAGCGTAGCGGCAAGCCCGAAAACTTCGCGGTCGACTGCATCGATGCGCTCGAAAAACTCGCCGAGGCCTGCAATTTTTAGAATGTGTAATGTGGAATGAGGGATGTGTAATGATTGATTTTCCATTTCACACTTCACATTTCACATTGTTTTATCTCTGAGTATTTATGCGGTTCCTTGTTCCCATAGTTCTTGCGGTTGCGCTTATCGCGGTGGCCTTCAATTTTGCGAAGCCGCTCCCCGATAAGTTTACTGAGGATTCCTTCTTGCCGAAGGCGTCTTCGGTGAAGTATCTCGCGGCCGGGAATGATGCCTCCTTTGCGGGGCTCCTGTGGATCAAGGGACTCACCTCGCTGGGCGAGAGCTTCCTTTCGGGCAAGGAGTACAACCACCTGAGCCATGTAGCGAACCTCTGCACCGAACTCGATAGCCTGTTCTACACGCCTTATTACTTTGTCGGTAGCATTACCCCGATAGATACGCAGGACACTACGGACTTTATCGTGATGCGCCGTGCCCTCAGGAATTTCCCGGACCACTGGCGCCTTGCTGTTGGGTTTGCGCTCCGCCTGTCGAAGGGGCCGTACCCCGACCCGCATGCCGCTGCCGACGTGATGCGCCCGTACTTCGACAGTCCCGATACGACGATCCCGCAGCACATTCGCCTGATGTACCGCACGTTCGAGCTTGACGCCGAACAGACGGAGACTGCGCTCGAGATGATCATGAACGACGTGATGCAGCCCCGCTTCAAAAAGTTCCGCGAAAGCTTCTACAACAAGACGTTCCGCGTGCTGGGCTACAGGGGCATTGGTTCCAAGGCGGGTTCCGATTCTACGGTGTACAACGACGTGAAGAACACCATCGATGCTTTTGCCGATGGCAAGGTTCACCCGCGCTATGCATTCGCGCACCTGCTCTCGCTGAAGAAGGTCGAGAAGAAGGAAGAGGAAACTGCCGCAGTAGAACCCGCCGAAGAAAATGCAAAAGAAAAACCCGTGGACGGTGCCCCGGGTAATGCAGCGGAAACTCCCGCCAATTAATCCTTATCGTGTTATTGCAATGCGGGTGCTGAGCAGCATCTTGCCGTTGCTTGTCGCCCTCACGTAGTACGTGCCCTTCGATTTCGCGAGGCTCCTTACGGGTACGCTGCCCGACTTTGCGAAGGTGTTGTCGTACACGTTTTTCCCGCGCATGTCGAATACGGTCAGGCGCATGCTTGCGTTGCTCAGCACGAATTCCAGGTTGCCGTTCCTGTAGTTTACGCTCCCGAATCCTTCGGGCTTTGCCTTCCGGGCAATCGCTGTCGTTCCGCCGGATTCGCTCGAGCCCATGTTCCAGTCGCTCGGGACGCGTGCCGCGATTCCCCTGCCCGCCGTGCTCATGTAGACGACTCCGTAGGTATTCATGTCGCCCATCACGAACTCGCCGTTCGCGAGCCCGCCGTATTCGTGCCCGTCGTCGTTCACGCGGGTCCATGTCTTGCCTGCATCGTCGCTCCCGAACACGCCTACGGTTTCACCCACCTTGCCGAACGCGTAGATTGCGGGGTAGCCGCCTGCAGCCTTAGGCTTCCCGTAGCCTACGGCCTCGCAGTAGCCGATGCCCTCTGCGGGTGTCCAGCTCTTGCCGCCGTCGGTGGAGTGGAGCAGCTTGCCTGTCACGGGGTCGCCGGTCTCGTTCCTTTCGGCGATAGGGAGCCAGAGGTCGCCTTCGTATCCCGGGATGGCGCGGAACTTCTTGTCGTTGCTCTTGCCGGGTTCGCTCACCTTCGTGAAAGTGCCGCCCTTGTCTTCGCTCCTGAAAAATTCTCCCGTTGTTCGGTTGTATGCATAGAACACGCTTGCGTTTTCGGGGTCGCCCACGACGAATGACGCGTTGTCGATTCCCGATACGGTTTCCCATCCGGAATTTACCTGGCGGTAAACGGTGGTTGTCCCGCTACCCGGTACCCAGACGATGGTGCTTCCGTCGGTAGAAATTGCGACCGTGCCTTCCTTGTAGTTCTTGTCGAGGCTCCCGTAGGTGGCTACGCTCCAGGTGCGACCGGAATCCTTCGAGACCTGCACTGGGTCGATGGGCACGTCGTTGTACTGCCCTTCGTAGGCGCGGGTGGCGCTCACCTTCACGAGCGTTCCCGATTTCGGGGCGTAGGCGAGTGCCCACGTGGAACCGAGGGAGGTGTTGGTGCCCGAGACGGAGGTGAGGTGCCTGTGGGCGGGGAACTTCGAGATGTCCTCGTGCCTGAATCCGTCATAGTCGGCGATGACGGAAACTAGCGGGCCTCCGGGAATGCTTACCACCTCGTAGGGGACGGTCTCCTCGATGCCGTGTGCGTTGAAGTGCCATACCTGGCCCTGGACCGCCTCGTCGCTCGAATAGTAGTAGTTTGTCGTGGAATCGAACGTTCCCGCAGGTATCACCTCGTAGTCGTCCATGTTGTCGCAGCGGAAAATGCCGTTGCCGGAACTCACGAATACGCGCTTGGGGTTGAACGGGTCGATTGCCGCGCTGCCCGACCAGTGGATGGAACCTCCCTGCATCCAGCCGATTCCGTTCTCGTCCATCTGCTTGACGGTGGGGTAGTAGCCGCCTTCCATCCAGTAGTACTTGAAGCTTGCGACCCATGTCTTGCCGCCGTCCGTGGTGCGGAAGATGTTGGAACCCCACTGGTCGCTCCACTTGCCGTCTTCGCCGTCGGTGGCGATGTACCAGAACTGCGGGCCGCGGTAGCCTTCTGTGGTGACGACCATCTCGTTCGGGTCTTCCGGATTGATGGATATGCCGCCGTAGGGTGCAATGTAGGTGTAGTTTTCCATGTCGGCGTAGTCGGCGTTGTCGTATTCCGACGCGCCCGTGTTGCCGTCGTCGATGTAGTCTTCCGGCGATACGTCGGTCCAGGTGAGCGTCGCGATATCGCACTGCAGTACCGCACCGCGGCCGAACCCGTCGTATATCATGCCCCAGCCTTCGTCCCAGCCCATGGAATGCGGGCCCGCGCCGTCTGCGAACGTGACGGTGAGCGTGCCGCCGTCCTTCGAGACTACCGCGCGCTGCGGCATCAGGCGGACCTTCGCGCCACCCGCGGTAGTGCGGAGCGCGTCGGGAACCGGGAGCGGTTTCCAGGTCTTGCCCGCGTCGGTCGAGGTGAACACGTTTTCGAACGTGGATTTTGCCGTGCTCCCTTCGCGCAGGAACCCGGCGTAGAGCGTGCTGGAACTGCCCGGCGCGAACTGCACGAAGCTGAACCCGGAGCCGTTCCAGGTGGTGTCGCTCCCGGCGGCCGCGGTCCAGGAATCTACGTGGCTCCAGGTGGAACCGTTGTCGTTTGATTTCCAGAGCCCGGACCTTCTCGAGCCGTAGAACATGATGTCGGTATTGTTCGGGTCGATGGCGAGCGCTTCGCCGTTCCCGCGGCCCATGCCGTTGCCGTGAACGCCGAAATCCATCACCACGCCGCCCTTCGCGCCCGTGGAATCCCAGGTGTAGTGCACTTCCCAGCTCTTGCCGTAGTCCGTAGAACGCAGGAGGGCGCTGCGGGCGTTGCTGAAGTAGCTCGTGCCCGCCATCATGTACACCTTGCCTTCGTCCTTCGGGTCAACCGCGATGGCCTCGATCCCGAGCAGGCCGAGTTCGCTCACGTCGACCCAGTCCATCATGGATTCCCAGCGCTTGGTTTCTTCGTTCCAGCGGTATGCGCCGCCCACGTCGGTGCGCGCGTAGAATACGTTCTTTTCGACGGGCGAGGCGATAACGGCGCTAACGAACCCGCCGCCGCCCATGCTCACGTTGCTCCAGCTGAAATCGCCCTCGCCGGTCGCTGCGTGGACGGCGAGAGATGCACCCGCGATGGCGAGAATTGCGCCTGCGGGCCTGAAAAAGTTACCCATAATCACCTCACATAAACGGGACGGAGAGCCCCGTAGCGAGGAATATATATTATGTCTCCTGGAACCGTATCGCCCGCGCGCCCCTGCACGAAAAAGCCGTTGTGCAGTTTTCTACGATACGAAACACCCCGAAATAAACATCTTGCAACCCGCGATAAACATCCCGCGCCTTGCGATAAACGTCCTGCGCCCCGTGATAAACATCCCGCGTCCCGCGATAAACGTCTTGAAACCCGAATAACTAGTAACTAATGACCAATGACCAATGACCAATAACCAATGACCAATGACCAATAACCAATGACCAATGACCAATAACCAATGACCAATGACCAATGACCAATAACTAATGACCAATGACCAATGACTAATCATTCCCCGCAGCGCTTCGCGTTGTTCGGGAGCCCCATCAGTTCGAATGCGTTCTTGCAGCGGAGTTTCAGGTCGGCCGCTTCGTCTGCCGGAGTGCTCTTGAGCTGCGAACGGAGATAGAGGATTGTCGCCGTCATGTACGGCACGTTACCTTGTATGGACTTCTTCTCGGCTTCACGGTAAAGCGAATCCGCTTCGCCCCTGCCCGAGACGTCTGCCATGCGGGCTGCGGTATAGGCATAAAAACCGCCCTTCTTGTCCGAGCGCTTCCCGACCATCTTCAGCGATTCGTCGGCGTCGTCGGTCCTGCGTTTTGCCGCCTGGGCGATCGCGCATTCCGAGAAGAATGCCGCCTGCAACGGCTTGTCTGCCTTCTTAATGGAATCGGCATCCGCCGAGGCGCACATCTTGGCGGTCTCGTCGAACTTTTCCTGCGCGTTTGCAAGCGCGGCCTTGCCCTGGAGGAGCATCAGGTTGGTGTTCTTGTCGAGAATTTCCTCGCGGACCTGTGCGAGCAGCGAGTCGGCGAACGCGAAATCCAGACTCATGGTGCGTATCTGGGCCATCGCCATGAGCACGCGTGCCTCGGAACGCAGGTCCGATTCCTTGCGGCTTGCAAGCAGCGCGCGTTCCAGCTGGCCGTAACTCTTCGCAATCTTGCCCGCGTCGAGCGAACGCTGGGCGCGGTACGAAAGCACACCCGATTCCGATGCGCTTGCGATGGTTGCGAGCGAGAGAAGTACCGCCATGCCGAACTTGCGCATTACCATAGCGTCTCCACCATGAAGGGCACGGAATCCTTGCTAGGCATGGACCTGCGGATAATCCACATGTTCGAGATGCCGGTCATCAGGTCGTCGGCGTTCTGCAAAGTCTGTTCGGTCGATTCCATGAAGTCCGAAAGTCCGGAGGTCACCTGGCCCACTTCCTTCAGGAGTCCGTCGACCTTGCCCATTGTCCCGTCGATCTTGCCCATCATGCCTTCTACGTTGCCCATCAGGTTGTCGACCTTGCCGGGCAGCGGCTTGAGTTCGGTCATCATGCCGGAAACATCGTCCGTGATGCCGTCGACCTTGTGCAACAGGCCGGGCACGCTGCTGTGGAGCGTGTCGAGGAGGTTGGATGTCTTGAACAGGGCGCTCTTGCCTGCGAGTGTAATGTCGTTGAGTCGGCGCAACTGCGTGTTCAGGTTGTCGTACAGTGCGCGCGATCCGAACAGGGCGCCTACTGTCGTTCCCGTATCCATCGCCATGGCGACAAGCGTATCGGCTGCGTCGATAAGCAGGTTCACGCGCCCGAGCAGCTCGTTGGCCGTTTCAAGCACGGTCTCGATATCTTGTGCCCTTCCCGGAGGCAGGAAGTCGCCGTCCTCGAGGATGCGGCCCACGCCCTTGCGGGCTTCGATGGTCACCACGCGGGCCGAAATCAGGTTCTGGTCGCGGATGGCGTAAACTGTCGCGCTGTCGGTAATCCAGCTCTGGAACTGCTTGCGGAGGGTGAACTCCATGTACACGCCGTTGTCCTTGATTTCCATGTCTGAAATCTGGCCAACGTCGACACCGCTAATCTGGACGCGGGTACCGGGCCTGAGGCCGAGCGCCTTTTCAAAAGTACTGTGCAGGTGGTATTCCTCCACGCCGATCATGCCGCTCGTGAACAGCGTGGTGTAGAGGACTAGTGCAAAAACCATGATAGCGACCGTAAAGAATACGCCTACCAGGAGGCCGGAAACCTCCATCCAGTTGATTTGCTTTACGGGTTTGAATTTCATGTCGATAAATATATAAATATTCGTTTATTGTGTATACGGTAAAATTTTTGTTTTGTATTTTGAGGAAAAAAAGAGGATTTTATGGATTTTTTTGAATTCCTGGACAATTCGGTCACCCCTTCGCATACGGTCGCGGGTCTGGTTTCCGCCTTTCGGGCGGCCGGGTTCCGCCTCTACGAACCCATGATGCCGGCAAGGATTGAACCCGGCGAGGGCTACTGCATTGTGTGGGATTCGTCCCTGATTGCCGTCCGTGTCCCCAAGAGCGTGAGCCAGTTCCCCGGGTTCCGCATTGCGCTTGCCCATACGGATTTCCCGACCCTGAAGATTACGCCACATCCCGACCGGGTTTCCTGTGGCGTGCAGACGCTCCACCCCGAAATATACGGCAGCCCGATTTTCACGAGCTGGCTGGACCGCGACCTGGGATACGCGGGCGTTCTCGCCTATGCGGAAGGCGGCGAGGTGCGACTCAAGACTTTCCGTGGCGACAAGCTGTTCCGCATACCGCAGTTGGCAGTCCACCTGAACCGTGGCGTGAACCAGGACGGCCTGAAGGTCAATCCCCAGACGGACCTTGATGCCCTGTGGAGCGTGGTTACGGGCGAAAAGTTCGAGGACACCCTGCGGGCGGAAATCCCGGAAGGCGCGAAGTTGCTCGACTTTGACGTGCAGCTGTTCGATGCGCAGAAGGCGGCCCGTGGCGGGTTCCATGACGAGTGGATTTATTCGGGAAGGCTCGACAACCTCTCGAGCTGCCACGCGATTGCCGAGGCGTTTGTCGCTTCGGAACCGCTCGAAAACGACTTTGCCGTTGCCTGCTTCTTCAATAACGAGGAAGTCGGTTCCACGACCCGCGAAGGTGCGGGCGGGAACTTCCTGAAGAGCGTGCTGGATTCTATCGTCCCGAATGTCGATGCGCTCCTGGCGTCCAATTCGCTTGCGCTTTCCATCGACATGGCGCATGCGGTGCACCCGAACTTCCCACAGAAGCACGAGCAGAACCATGCCCCGATTCTGGGTGGCGGAATCGTATTGAAGACAAATTCGCAAAAGCGCTACGCGAGCGACGTGTATTCCAGTGCCCGCTTCAAGTTGCTTTGCGAACAAGCGAACATCAATTGCCAGACCTTCGTGATGCGTAACGACATGCCCTGCGGCTCAACGGTCGGGCCTACGGTATCTGCGGCTCTCGGAATTCCGACGGTCGATATCGGCGAGCCCATGCTCAGCATGCACAGCATCCGCGAGATGACTGCGGCGAAGGACCATGCCGATATGATCAGTCTTCTGAAGGAGTTCTACCGCGAAAAAGCTTGAAGCCTTCCTGATTATATTACATTTACTCCAAGGAGTTGATGTACGTATTTATGAAGGGTTTCATTAAATTTTTAAGGTCTATCGAGGTTCCGCAGGCGAGGTGGAACCGGGCTACGCTGGCCTTCTTGATATGGGGAGGCCTTTGCCTTTTGGCAAACCTGTTCTGCACGAACGCGAATGCCTTTGGCGGCGATCAGGGCTACTGGGCGGACTGGGTCAAGAAACTTGCCGAAGGCGGTTTCGAGAAGTTCAACGGCAACTATCCGCCGCTCTACGTTTTTTGGCTGTGGGTCGTGTCGAAGGTCTACGTGCTTTTCGATATCCCTATCGACAAGACGTTCATGCTCAAGTTCCTGTGCCTGTGGCCGGTATACTTTGCGCACCTTGCCCTTGTGGATATAGCAAGCAGGCTTGTCTCGAAAATAAAGCTTGAACCCGCGAAGGCGAATCTCGTGCTGGCGTTCGTGGCGCTCAACCCGGCGCTGTTGCTCGACGGCCCCATCTGGGGGCAGGTCGACATGTTCCCGTGCATATTCGGCAT
This genomic interval from Fibrobacter sp. UWR3 contains the following:
- a CDS encoding RNA methyltransferase, producing the protein MSEENKRTVRSTLTRKFGVSEKKDERRPRKDDGEGKKFGDRPTFGGRSDGERAGFRSDRPRGLREDGSKREEFGRRGEGDGRFDRERRPRRFGDRPFGRREGGRFGDRFGKRGDRPFRSFDGAENAPVYRQRPEQKEAVIDENIDEAALEARAAQAETAPESAGNPPWFRKLLAITTEKGREREGRFLGEGVHVVDELVTKHREIVIAIYVAEDFENEALIEKINDADITIHVLEADKMKQISSTVTTQGIIAHCRIANTKPVYEASRSVITLVDAVQDPGNLGTLFRTSLGFGSDGMVLGRGTVSPFNPKVVRGSSGTFLRVPFEFDIDLIDHINFLRSKGYTIIATDLHAKQTLRDIPARKLRKMAFLVGNEGAGTNPYFIEIADETVKIPMSSELESLNVSVAHGILSYEAAQIQEELK
- a CDS encoding MlaD family protein encodes the protein MKFKPVKQINWMEVSGLLVGVFFTVAIMVFALVLYTTLFTSGMIGVEEYHLHSTFEKALGLRPGTRVQISGVDVGQISDMEIKDNGVYMEFTLRKQFQSWITDSATVYAIRDQNLISARVVTIEARKGVGRILEDGDFLPPGRAQDIETVLETANELLGRVNLLIDAADTLVAMAMDTGTTVGALFGSRALYDNLNTQLRRLNDITLAGKSALFKTSNLLDTLHSSVPGLLHKVDGITDDVSGMMTELKPLPGKVDNLMGNVEGMMGKIDGTMGKVDGLLKEVGQVTSGLSDFMESTEQTLQNADDLMTGISNMWIIRRSMPSKDSVPFMVETLW
- a CDS encoding T9SS type A sorting domain-containing protein, whose translation is MGNFFRPAGAILAIAGASLAVHAATGEGDFSWSNVSMGGGGFVSAVIASPVEKNVFYARTDVGGAYRWNEETKRWESMMDWVDVSELGLLGIEAIAVDPKDEGKVYMMAGTSYFSNARSALLRSTDYGKSWEVHYTWDSTGAKGGVVMDFGVHGNGMGRGNGEALAIDPNNTDIMFYGSRRSGLWKSNDNGSTWSHVDSWTAAAGSDTTWNGSGFSFVQFAPGSSSTLYAGFLREGSTAKSTFENVFTSTDAGKTWKPLPVPDALRTTAGGAKVRLMPQRAVVSKDGGTLTVTFADGAGPHSMGWDEGWGMIYDGFGRGAVLQCDIATLTWTDVSPEDYIDDGNTGASEYDNADYADMENYTYIAPYGGISINPEDPNEMVVTTEGYRGPQFWYIATDGEDGKWSDQWGSNIFRTTDGGKTWVASFKYYWMEGGYYPTVKQMDENGIGWMQGGSIHWSGSAAIDPFNPKRVFVSSGNGIFRCDNMDDYEVIPAGTFDSTTNYYYSSDEAVQGQVWHFNAHGIEETVPYEVVSIPGGPLVSVIADYDGFRHEDISKFPAHRHLTSVSGTNTSLGSTWALAYAPKSGTLVKVSATRAYEGQYNDVPIDPVQVSKDSGRTWSVATYGSLDKNYKEGTVAISTDGSTIVWVPGSGTTTVYRQVNSGWETVSGIDNASFVVGDPENASVFYAYNRTTGEFFRSEDKGGTFTKVSEPGKSNDKKFRAIPGYEGDLWLPIAERNETGDPVTGKLLHSTDGGKSWTPAEGIGYCEAVGYGKPKAAGGYPAIYAFGKVGETVGVFGSDDAGKTWTRVNDDGHEYGGLANGEFVMGDMNTYGVVYMSTAGRGIAARVPSDWNMGSSESGGTTAIARKAKPEGFGSVNYRNGNLEFVLSNASMRLTVFDMRGKNVYDNTFAKSGSVPVRSLAKSKGTYYVRATSNGKMLLSTRIAITR
- a CDS encoding polyprenyl synthetase family protein — its product is MENLEKESAVAQEYLARVAKEAEAKFDEHLPPENETPCRLHEAMRYSMFAGGKRLRPALVKATFDMFGGKGDKVWLATSALEMLHTFSLIHDDLPCIDNDDYRRGKLTNHKKFGESTAVMAGDALCVLAFELMGRAGDARAIEVLAHLLGTYGMIGGEMTDIECEGKTVDLETVDYIHYHKTAALIEAALQVGAMLAGADDKSIAAIRNYGRSIGLAFQIVDDILDIVSTTEELGKDAGSDIEKGKATYPSIVGLEKSRERAHELYEESLKALEGLEGDTSILRSIAAFIITRVK
- a CDS encoding M18 family aminopeptidase, whose translation is MDFFEFLDNSVTPSHTVAGLVSAFRAAGFRLYEPMMPARIEPGEGYCIVWDSSLIAVRVPKSVSQFPGFRIALAHTDFPTLKITPHPDRVSCGVQTLHPEIYGSPIFTSWLDRDLGYAGVLAYAEGGEVRLKTFRGDKLFRIPQLAVHLNRGVNQDGLKVNPQTDLDALWSVVTGEKFEDTLRAEIPEGAKLLDFDVQLFDAQKAARGGFHDEWIYSGRLDNLSSCHAIAEAFVASEPLENDFAVACFFNNEEVGSTTREGAGGNFLKSVLDSIVPNVDALLASNSLALSIDMAHAVHPNFPQKHEQNHAPILGGGIVLKTNSQKRYASDVYSSARFKLLCEQANINCQTFVMRNDMPCGSTVGPTVSAALGIPTVDIGEPMLSMHSIREMTAAKDHADMISLLKEFYREKA
- the pyrF gene encoding orotidine-5'-phosphate decarboxylase; the protein is MANFHTRLEQRIAQCGNPVCLGMDPVLKLIDPCCPQGSAEEKIKRFYSEILEEALRRGVTPAVVKPNSAYYECVSVQAMLVLQQLIADYRSAGIPVVLDAKRGDIGKSSAAYANAAYDVYGADAVTVSPWMGSDSVGPFIRENSENGAYVLLRTSNKGAHDFQDMTVVRSDDPRDNAQAFYSVADKIMEWDGSLGYLGAVVGATHPEELEQITAYTVAKKHEIPFLIPGVSIPGVPGGQGGDAKTVLTAIANGGGKRKFHVLNSSSGLNFAWQRSGKPENFAVDCIDALEKLAEACNF
- the dxs gene encoding 1-deoxy-D-xylulose-5-phosphate synthase, encoding MELKDVKSPQDIKHCSVEELNCLAKQVRDTIIGQVSKHGGHLASSLGVVELTLALHYVFNAPEDKIVWDVGHQAYVHKLLTGRYDRFETLRQQGGISGFLKRNESEYDCFGAGHATTSISAALGFAVARNHFNRKNNVVAVIGDGSMTGGMAYEALNNAGISKQNMTIILNDNRMSIAPNVGGFSKYLNRVISDPVYNKMRSDLDRLMKRLPGVLGSRFRDLFLQVESAAKNAVKPGAFFEDLGIRYFGPIDGHDINELIMILERVKSQPGPCIVHVLTEKGRGLDAAEKNPTKFHGTGPFDPESGLPLSPGSPNPSLTSVFGKTLLELAKKDNRIMGITAAMPTGCGMDIVAKELPDRVIDVGIAEEHAVTFAAGLACDGVVPVVAIYSSFMQRAYDQIMHDIALQNLHVVLVLDRAGLVGADGPTHHGAYDLSFLRTVPGLTLMAPSNENELRDMITASIDMEGPVAIRYPRGTALAETLNPPAGPFDAKLPKVLEQGKDILLLGAGFMTNELKKTAKVLKENGYNPTLVDARIIKPLDTETYRSLFETHKVIVTLEDNTLIGGYGSAVMELMADLGITDKKLFRFGLPDRFVEQGEIQNLYKLLKIDGESVAKQLMERL